The proteins below are encoded in one region of Ochotona princeps isolate mOchPri1 chromosome 24, mOchPri1.hap1, whole genome shotgun sequence:
- the KCTD7 gene encoding BTB/POZ domain-containing protein KCTD7 isoform X2, whose translation MVVVTGQEPDSRRPDGAMSSSDAEDDFLEPATPTATQAGHALPLLPQEFPEVVPLNIGGAHFTTRLSTLRRYEDTMLAAMFSGRHYIPTDSEGRYFIDRDGTHFGDVLNFLRSGDLPPRERVRAVHKEAQYYAIGPLLEQLENMQPLKGEKITWSGLWRLPGCGQYSERPALPNSRSVSSRRRCPSPLTSVRCSTRCALSGVRVTGSSLSITAKWMYHLGPGRLWRMCTTCCIA comes from the exons ATGGTGGTAGTCACGGGGCAGGAGCCAGACAGCCGTCGCCCGGACGGTGCCATGTCCAGCTCCGACGCCGAGGACGACTTTCTGGAACCGGCCACCCCGACGGCCACGCAGGCGGGTCACgcgctgcccctgctgccccaggag TTTCCCGAGGTCGTGCCCCTTAACATTGGAGGGGCCCACTTCACCACACGCCTGTCCACCCTGCGTCGCTACGAAGATACCATGCTGGCGGCCATGTTCAGCGGGCGGCATTACATCCCCACGGACTCCGAGGGCCGGTACTTCATCGACCGAGATGGCACACACTTCGg AGATGTGCTTAACTTCCTGCGCTCGGGGGACCTGCCTCCCCGGGAGCGGGTGCGGGCTGTGCACAAGGAGGCCCAGTACTATGCCATCGGGCCCCTGCTGGAGCAGCTTGAAAACATGCAACCGCTGAAGGGTGAGAAG ATCACCTGGAGCGGATTGTGGAGATTGCCCGGCTGCGGGCAGTACAGCGAAAGGCCCGCTTTGCCAAACTCAAGGTCTGTGTCTTCAAGGAGGAGATGCCCATCACCCCTTACGAGTGTCCGTTGCTCAACTCGCTGCGCTTTGAGCGGAGTGAGAGTGACGGGCAGCTCTTTGAGCATCACTGCGAAGTGGATGTATCATTTGGGCCCTGGGAGGCTGTGGCGGATGTGTACGACCTGCTGCATTGCCTAG
- the KCTD7 gene encoding BTB/POZ domain-containing protein KCTD7 isoform X1 produces MVVVTGQEPDSRRPDGAMSSSDAEDDFLEPATPTATQAGHALPLLPQEFPEVVPLNIGGAHFTTRLSTLRRYEDTMLAAMFSGRHYIPTDSEGRYFIDRDGTHFGDVLNFLRSGDLPPRERVRAVHKEAQYYAIGPLLEQLENMQPLKGEKVRQAFLGLMPYYKDHLERIVEIARLRAVQRKARFAKLKVCVFKEEMPITPYECPLLNSLRFERSESDGQLFEHHCEVDVSFGPWEAVADVYDLLHCLVTDLSAQGLTVDHQCIGVCDKHLVNHYYCKRPIYEFKITWW; encoded by the exons ATGGTGGTAGTCACGGGGCAGGAGCCAGACAGCCGTCGCCCGGACGGTGCCATGTCCAGCTCCGACGCCGAGGACGACTTTCTGGAACCGGCCACCCCGACGGCCACGCAGGCGGGTCACgcgctgcccctgctgccccaggag TTTCCCGAGGTCGTGCCCCTTAACATTGGAGGGGCCCACTTCACCACACGCCTGTCCACCCTGCGTCGCTACGAAGATACCATGCTGGCGGCCATGTTCAGCGGGCGGCATTACATCCCCACGGACTCCGAGGGCCGGTACTTCATCGACCGAGATGGCACACACTTCGg AGATGTGCTTAACTTCCTGCGCTCGGGGGACCTGCCTCCCCGGGAGCGGGTGCGGGCTGTGCACAAGGAGGCCCAGTACTATGCCATCGGGCCCCTGCTGGAGCAGCTTGAAAACATGCAACCGCTGAAGGGTGAGAAGGTGCGCCAGGCGTTTCTGGGACTCATGCCCTATTACAAAG ATCACCTGGAGCGGATTGTGGAGATTGCCCGGCTGCGGGCAGTACAGCGAAAGGCCCGCTTTGCCAAACTCAAGGTCTGTGTCTTCAAGGAGGAGATGCCCATCACCCCTTACGAGTGTCCGTTGCTCAACTCGCTGCGCTTTGAGCGGAGTGAGAGTGACGGGCAGCTCTTTGAGCATCACTGCGAAGTGGATGTATCATTTGGGCCCTGGGAGGCTGTGGCGGATGTGTACGACCTGCTGCATTGCCTAGTCACAGACCTCTCGGCCCAGGGTCTCACTGTGGACCATCAGTGCATTGGGGTGTGCGACAAACACCTCGTCAACCACTACTACTGCAAGCGCCCCATCTATGAGTTTAAGATCACGTGGTGGTGA